The window CGGCGTGCTGCTGCGCGTGCTGGTGTTCCCGCTGCTCGGCCTGCTGCCGGGCGACGCCCGGGTCCGTCGCACCCGCGCGCGCCGGGTGGTCAGCCGCAGCTTCCGCTGGTTCGTCGAATTCATGTTCCGCAGCGGCGTGCTGACCTACGAAGTGGAAGGCGCCGAGCGCCTCGGCCGTCCCGGGCAGATGGTGATCGCCAACCACCCCTCGCTGATCGACGTGGTGGTGCTGATCGCCTTCATCCGCGACGCCAACTGCGTGGTCAAGCAGAGCCTGTGGGACAACCCGTGCATGCACGGGCCGATCCACGCCTGCGGCTACATCAGCAACAGCGGCAGCCTGGACATGCTCGACGAAGCCGCCGCCGCGCTGCAGGCCGGCGAGACGCTGATCGTCTTCCCCGAAGGCACGCGCACCACGCCCGGCCAGGCGCCGCAATTCCACCGCGGCGCCGCCGCCATCGCCCTGCGCGGCGCCCAGCTGGTCACCCCGGTGGTGATCAGCGTCAGCCCGACCACCCTGACCAAGGCCGAGCCCTGGTACAGCATTCCGTCGCGACGTTTCCATTTCCGCCTGCGCGTCGGTCAGGATATCGACCCACGCCAGTTCAGCGCCCTGGGCCCCGCGCCCGTCGCCTCGCGCAAGCTGAATGACCATTTGCACCAGCACTTTATGAAGGAGCTCGCCGAAGATGAGCGATCTGCAACTTGAGATCAAAAGCCTGATCATCGAGGCCCTCGGCCTCGAAGACATGACCACCGATGACCTGGCCGCCGACCTGACCCTGTTCGGCGACGGCCTCGGCCTGGACTCGGTGGACGCCCTGGAACTCGGCCTGGCCATCCAGAAACGCTTCGGCATCAAGATCGACGCCGAAGCCAAGGACACCCGCAAGCATTTCGCCAACGTGGCCAGCCTGGCGGCTTTCGTCAGCGCCCACCAAGCCGCGTGAAGGACAGCCCCATGCAGAACCGTGACGAAATCTTTGCCAGCCTGCGCGACACCCTGGTCGAGCTGTTCGAGCTGGACCCGGCGCAGATCACCCTGGAGGCCAACCTCTACCAGGACCTGGAAATCGACAGCATCGACGCGGTCGACCTGATCGACCACATCAAGCGCCAGACCGGCAAGAAGATCGCCGCCGAGGACTTCAAGTCGGTGCGCACCGTCCATGACGTGGTCGAGGCGGTGTTCCGCCTGGTGTCCGCGGAAGGCCTATGAGCCGCCTGCTCGGCCTGCTGCTGGTCGTGGCCGGCCTGGCCTACCCGTTCGTCGTGCACTACGGCCTCGACCACCAGCTGCCGCCGCGCCTGCTCGCCCTGCTGCTCGGCGGCCTGTGGCTGGCGCGCCTGTTCGCCCGCGGCCCCGGCAACCGCTGGATGGCGCTGGCCGCACTGGGCTTCTGTCTGCTGCTCGGCGTGGCCGGCGAGCCGGGGCTGTTGCGCTGGTATCCGGTGCTGATGAGCGCCCTGCTGCTGACGGTGTTCGGCCTCAGCCTGCGTTCCGGCATGCCGCTGGTCGAGCGTCTGGCGCGCCTGCGCGAGCCCGAGCTGCCGGCCGTGGCGGTGCGCTACACGCGCCAGGTCACGGTGGTCTGGAGCCTGTTCTTCCTGGTCAACGGCCTGATCGCCGCCGCCCTCACCCTGTGGGCGCCGCTGGCCTGGTGGACGCTGTACAACGGCCTGATTGCCTATGGGCTGATGGGCTTGCTGTTCGCCGGCGAGTGGCTGGTGCGCCAGCGCGTGCGGAGGTTCGCGTGAGCTGGATCGGCGCCGAGCGCCTGCTGTTCGCCACCACCCACCGCCCGGCCTGCGAGGAGCTCGACCACGCCGCGCTGTGCGCCGCCGCGCTGCGCTTCGCCGCGCAGTTGCAGGCCGCCGGCGTCCGGCGCTTGGCCCTGCACCTGGAAGACGCCGGCGAGCTGGCCGTGGCCCTGCTCGGCGCCTGGCGCGCCGGCGTCGCCGTGCTGCTGCCGGCCGATGGCCAGGCGCAGATGCGCGAGCGCCTGAGTACACAGGTCGACCTGTGGCTGGACCGTCTGGAGCTCGACGCCAGCCTCGCGCCGCTGGAGCCGGCCGCGCTCGACCTCGACAGCTGCCAGCTGACCCTGTGCACGTCCGGCTCCAGCGGTGCCCCCAAGCCGATCGCCAAGACCCTGCGCCAGCTGGCCAACGAGGTCGAAGCGCTGGAACGCCTGTGGGGCGCCGAGCTGGGCGACGCCACCATCGTCGGCAGCGTCGCCGCGCAGCACATCTACGGCCTGCTGTTCCGCGTGCTCTGGCCGCTGTGCGCCGGCCGCCGCTTCGTGCGCCAGGCCCAGCCGTTTCCCGAGGACCTGCAGCGGGTCAGCCTGGCAATCGCCAGGGATGCGGGAAGCGTCGCGAGCGCAGCTGAGGCAAGGCAGGAACCGGCGAGGCCGCGGAGTTTACAGGCGGTAAATGAGCAGGCCGAGCCGGTTTCTAACGCCGCCTCAGTAAGCGCAGCAGCTTCCAGCGCCCCTGGCTTCGCCTGGGTCGCCAGCCCGGCACTGTTGAAACGCATGGGCGACAACCTCGACTGGCCGGCGCTGCGCGCGGTGCGTCGGGTGTTCTCCTCCGGCGGTCCGTTGCCGACCGAGGCGGCGCAGGCGCTCGACGAACGCCTCGGCCAAGCGCCGACGGAGATTTATGGCAGCTCGGAAACCGGCGGCATCGCCTGGCGCCAGGGTGGCGAACTGTGGACGCCGTTCGCCGCGGTGCAGCTGACACTGAATGACGACGGCGCGTTGCGGGTCGCTTCGCCCTACCTGCCGGCCGGACAGGTCGAGCAGACCGCCGACGCCGCCGAGTTCGCCGCCGATGGGCGCTTCCGTCTGCGCGGCCGCCTCGACCGCATCGTCAAGCTGGAAGAGAAACGCATCTCGCTGCCGGCGCTGGAACAGGCGCTGCTGCTGCATCCTTGGATCATCGATGCGCGCCTCGGCGTGCTGCAGGAGGGCCGCGCCTTCCTCGGTGCGCTGGTCGTGCTGAGTCCGGCCGGCCTGCACGCGCTGCGCAACCAGGGCCGCCGCGCCCTGACCAACGGCCTGCGCCGCCACCTGGCCGGGCATTGCGAAGCCATCGCCCTGCCGCGCCGCTGGCGCCTGCTCGAGCAGCTGCCCTATAGCAGCCAGGGCAAGCTGGCCCAGGCCCAGGTCGAGGCGCTGCTCGCCGCGCCACGACCGACCCAGGTCGAACCGCTGAGTGCCGTCGAGCAGGATGGCGAATGGCAACTGGAACTGGTGGTGCCACTCGATCTCGCACACTTCTCCGGGCATTTCCCGACGGTGCCGGTGCTGCCTGGCGTGGTGCAGATCGACTGGGCGCAACAGCTGGCGCGGCGGCTGATCGCCGACCTGCCGCCGCGCTTCGCCGGCATGGAAGTGCTCAAGTTCCAGCAACTGGTGCGCCCCGGCGACCGCCTGCAGCTGGCGCTGCGTTTCGACAGCACGCGCGGCAAGCTGTACTTCGCCTTCCGCAACGGCGCGGCGGCCTGCTCCTCGGGACGCATCCTGCTCGGAGCTGCGCAGTGATGGGTATCGCGGTGCTCCACCCATCCTACGAGGAGCGTACCGCCGTGAGCCTCCGTAGGTTGGTGTTGAGCGCAGCGATACCCAACAACACGGCGATGGGCCGTGACATTGCCGATGCAGGGGTTGGCCATGCATAACCCCTGCGCCGTGATCCCCGTGTACAACCACGAACACGCACTGCCGGCCGTGGTCGCCGTGCTGCGCGACGCTGGCTTGCCCTGCGTACTGGTCGATGACGCCTCCAGCGCCGACTGTGCCGCGGTGATGGATCGCCTGGCTGGCACGACGGACACCTTCCTCGTCCGCCTGCCGCGCAACCAGGGCAAGGGCGGCGCGGTGATGGCCGGCCTGCGCGAGGCGCAGCGCCTGGGTTTCAGCCATGCGCTGCAGGTCGACGCCGACGGCCAGCACGATCTCGGCGACGTCGCGCGCTTCCTCAACCTGTCGCAGCAGCAACCGCAGGCGCTGATCTGCGGCTACCCGCAGTACGACGCCAGCGTGCCGAAGAGCCGCCTCTACGCGCGCTACCTGACGCATGTGTGGGTGTGGATCAACAGCCTGTCGCTGTCGATCCGCGACGGCATGTGCGGCTTCCGCGTCTACCCGCTGGCCGCCAGCGTGGCGCTGCTCGACTCGGCGCGCCTCGGCCGGCGCATGGATTTCGACCCCGAGTTCCTGGTGCGCATGGCCTGGCGCAACCAGCCGATGCACTGGCTGCCGACCCGCGTGCACTACCCGCTCGACGGCCTCTCGCACTTTCGCCTGTGGCACGACAACGCGCTGATCGCGAAGATGCACGCCAAGCTGTTCTTCGCCATGCTCGCGCGCCTGCCGCTGATTCTCTGGCGCCGGTGGCGGGCATGAGCGCGCAACACTGGGCCAGCCAGCGCGAGCGCGGCAGCTTCCTGCTGATGAAATTCACCGCCGGCGCCGCCCGCCGCCTCGGGCGCCGCGCCCTGGCGCCGCTGCTGTACCTGATCGTCGGCTACTTCTTCCTGTTCGGCGGCAAGGCGCGGCGCAGCATTCACGCCTACCAGCAGCGCCTCGCCGCCTGGAGCGGGCGCGCCGAACTGGGCCCGCGCACGGGCTCGGTGTTCGCCCAGTTCCTCGCCTTCGCCGAGGCGCTGCTCGACAAGCTGGACATCTGGAGCGGCCGCCTCGACCCCGCGCAGATCGAGCTGATCGATCCCCACGACCTGCGCGGCCAGCTGCGCGGCGCGCGCGGCCAGCTGCTGGTCGGCGCCCACCTCGGCAACCTCGAGGTCTGCCGCGCCCTGGCCGAGCTCGGCGAGAAGGTGCAGATGAACGTGCTGGTACACACCAAGCATGCCGAACAGTTCAACCGCCTGCTGGGCGAGGCCGGCGCCAGCCACCTGCGTCTGATCCAGGTCAGCGAGCTGGACCCGGCGATCATGCTGCAGCTCTCCGAGCGCCTGGAACGCGGCGAGTGGCTGGCGATCGCCGGCGACCGCGTGCCGCTGCATGGCGGGCGCAACGTCACGGTCGACTTCCTCGGCCGCCCGGCGGCATTCCCCCAGGGCCCCTGGCTGCTCGCCGGCCTGCTGCACTGCCCGCTCAACCTGATGACCTGCGTGAAGCAGGACGGCCGCTACCGCGTGTACCTCGAGCCCTTCGCCGAGCGCGTGCAGTGGAAACGCGGCGAGCGCGACGCGGTGATCCGCGCCTGGGTGCAGCGCTACGCCGAACGTCTCGGCCAGCTGTGCCTGCTGGCGCCGCGGCAATGGTTCAACTTCTACCCGTTCTGGAACGAGCATGACGACACAGCAGCCTGAACCCGTCATTTTTGGTGAGCGCCCGCTCAGCATCGAAAACGTCGTCGCCCTCAGCCAGCGCCGCGCCCGCGCCTGCCTGCAGGCCGACGCCGCCTACCGCGCGCGGATCGCCCGCGGCGCGCAGTTCCTCGACGGCCTGCTCGATCGCGAAGGCAGCATCTACGGGGTGACCACCGGCTACGGCGACTCCTGCGTGGTCAGCGTGCCGCTGCACCAGGTCGAGGCGCTGCCGCGCCACCTGTTCACCTTCCACGGCTGCGGGCTGGGCAAGCTGCTCGACGAGGCGAGCACCCGCGCGGTGCTCGCCGCGCGGCTGCAGTCGCTGTGCCAGGGCGTCTCCGGGGTGCGCGTGGAGCTGCTCGAACGCCTGCAGGCGTTTCTCGACCACGACGTGCTGCCGCTGATCCCCGAGGAAGGCTCGGTCGGCGCCAGCGGCGACCTGACCCCGCTGTCCTACGTCGCCGCCACCCTCAGCGGCGAACGCGAAGTGCTGTATCGCGGCGAGCGGCGCACGGCGGCCGAGGTGCATGCCGCGCTCGGCTGGGCGCCGCTGTGCCTGCGACCCAAGGAAGCCCTGGCGCTGATGAACGGCACCGCGGTGATGACCGCGCTGGCCTGCCAGGCCTACAGCCGCGCCGACTACCTGCTGCAGCTGGCCACGCGCATCACCGCGTTCAACGTGGTGGCGCTGGCCGGCAACCCGGAGCACTTCGACGAACGGCTGTTCGCCGCCAAGCCGCACCCGGGGCAGATGCAGGTCGCCGCCTGGCTGCGCCAGGACCTCGCCATCGACGGCCCGACGCCGCCGCTGCACCGCCTGCAGGACCGCTACTCGCTGCGCTGCGCGCCGCACGTGCTCGGTGTGCTGGCCGACAGCCTGGGCCTGCTCCGCCAGTTCATCGAGATCGAGCTGAACAGCGCCAACGACAACCCGCTGATCGACCCGGACGCAGGCCGCGTGCTGCACGGCGGGCACTTCTACGGCGGGCATATCGCCTTCGCCATGGACAGTCTGAAGAACCTGATCGGCAACCTCGCCGACCTGCTCGACCGGCAGCTCGCCCTGCTGGTCGACGTGCGCTACAACCACGGCCTGCCGAGCAACCTGTCCGGCGCGCCGGCCGAGACGGCGATGATCAACCACGGCTTCAAGGCAGTGCAGATCGGCGCCAGCGCCTGGACCGCCGAAGCGCTGAAGAACAGCATGCCGGCCAGCGTGTTCTCGCGCTCCACCGAATGCCACAACCAGGACAAGGTGAGCATGGGCACCATCGCCGCGCGTGACGCGTTGCGCAGCCTGGAGCTGGCCGAACAGGTCGCCGCCGCCACCCTGCTGGCCGCCAACCAGGGCGTCTGGCTGCGCCAGCGCGACGCGGCGCGCAGCCTGCCGGCGCCGCTGGCAGCAATGCATGCCCAGCTGTCCGCCGAATTCCCGCCGGTGATCGAAGACCGCGCCCTGGAAGGCGAGCTGCGCCTGTGCCTGACCCGCATCCGCGCCCAGCACTGGAGGCTCTATGCGTAGTCAGGGCGTGCTGCAGGCCGAGGTCGAAGTGCAGGTACCGTTCTTCGACGTCGACATGATGGAAGTGGTCTGGCACGGGCATTACGTCAAGTACCTGGAGGTCGCCCGCTGCGCCCTGCTGGACAAGCTCGGCCACAACTACAGGCAAATGCGCGAGGCCGGCTACGCCTGGCCGATCATCGATCTGCAGCTGCGCTACATCCGCGGCGCGACCTTCGGCCAGCGCCTGCGCGTGCGCGCCGACCTGGTCGAGTGGGAGAACCGCCTGAAGATCAACTACCTGATCAGCGACGCCAGCAGCGGTGAACGCATGACCCGCGCCAGCACCGTGCAGGTCGCGGTGGAAATCGCCAGCCGCGAGATGCTGCTGGCCTCGCCCAAGGTGTTCGTCGAGGCCGTGGAACGGGCGCTGGCATGAAGCGCCTGCTCACCGTCGCGCTGCTGCTCGCCGCGCCGCTGGTCCAGGCCTTCGACCTCGACCAGCTCAGCGCGCAGCTGGCCAAACCGGCGGTGGTGCGCGGCCCGTTCGTCCAGGAGAAGCACCTGCGCGCGCTGCCCCAGCCGCTGACCAGCCGCGGCCAGTTCGTCCTGTCGCGCGAACATGGCCTGCTCTGGCAGCTGCAGACGCCGCTGCAGCAGGACTACCGCATCGATGCACAGGGCATCGCCAAGCGCACGCCACAGGGCTGGCAAACCCAGCCCGGCCAGGACGTCGCCGCGCAACAGAGCCGCTTGTTTCTTGCCGTACTCAAGGGCGACCGCAGTGGCCTGGAACGCGATTTCGACCTGCAGCTGAGCGGCGACGCGGACAACTGGCGCCTGCACCTGAGCCCGCGCTCGCTACTGCTCAAGCAGATCTTCAGCGCCATCGAGATCGACGGCGGCGCGTTAGTGCAGCGCATCGAATTGCGCGAAACCCAGGGCGACAGCAGCGTGCTGCGCCTGCCGCAGAGCCAGGCCGGCCCTGAATTGAGCGACACGGAGCGGTCCGATTTTGCTGCCGACTGAACGCCTGCTGCCGCGCCTGTTCCTGTTCCTGCTCGCCGCGTTGCTGGCCCTGGCCGCCTGGCAATGGCGCGCCGGTGCGCCCGTCGAAGCCAGTATGCTCAGCCTGCTGCCGCAGGGCGCCGGCGATGCGCGAGTACAGCAGGCCGAGCAGCGCATGCAGGAGCCGCTGAATCGCGAGCTGCTGGTGCTGGTCGGTCATCCGCAGCGCGACCAGGCGATCGCCCTGGTGCAGCAGATTGGCCAGCACTGGCAGGCCGAGCAGCGCTTCGCGCGGGTGCAGTGGAGCCTCGATGCCGACTTGCCGGCGCTACGCGACCAACTGCGCGCCAGCCGCCTGGGGCTGTTGCCAGCCGCCGATCGCGCGCAGCTGATCGAACAACCGGACGCCTTCGTCGAACGACGCGCCGCGCAGCTGTTCGACACCTTCGGCAGCATCGCCCTGTTGCCCACCGCGCAGGACTGGCTAGGTCTCGGTGCCCGCGCGCAACAGGCGCTCAACCCGCACAGCCGCATCCAGGCCGACCTGGCCAGCGGCGCGCTACTCCTCGACGAACCCGGCATGACCTGGGCATTGCTGCGCGCCCGCAGCCACGACGATGCCTTCGACCTGCACGCGCCACCGCTGATTGCCGCCGACGTGGCCGAGACGCGTCAGCAGGTCGAACAGGCCGGCGGCCAGCTGCTGGCGGCCAGCGGCGTGCTCTACGCCGCCGCCGGGCAGGCCAAGGCCACCCGCGAAATCAGCCTGATCGGCGGCGGCGCCGCGCTCGGCACCTTGCTGCTGTTGCTGCTGGCGTTCCGCCGTGCGCGGGTGCTACTCAGCCTGCTGCCGATCGGCGTCGCCCTGCTCGCCGGGACCACCGCCTGCGTGCTGGTGTTCGGCGAGATCAACGCGCTGACCCTGGTGCTCGGCGCCAGCCTGATCGGCGTCGCCGCCGACTACCCGCAGCACTACCTGAGCAAGAGCTGGGGCGCCGCCGACTGGCGCAGCTGGAGCGCCCTGCGCGCCACCCTGCCGGGACTGACCCTGAGCCTCGGCACCAACCTGATCGGCTACCTGGCGCTGGCCTTCACGCCGTTCCCGGCGCTGACCCAGATCGCCCTGTTCTCCGCCGCCGGGCTGATCGGCGCCTACCTGTGTTCGGTGTGCCTGCTGCCGGCCTGGCTCAGCGGCCTGCGCCTGACGCCGCCGGCCGGCGTGCTGCGCTTCTGCCAGCGCCTGCTGGCGCTGCGCGTGCGGCTGCTGGCGAAGACTGGCAGCGGGCCGCTGCTCGCCCTGCTGCTGGCCTTCTGTGCCGGCGGCCTGTGGCAGCTGCACAGCCAGAACGACCTGCGCCAGTGGCTGGGCAGCGAGCCGCGTCTGCAGGCCGAGGCACAGCGCATCGCCGCGCTGACCGGCCAGCAGCCGACCAGCCAGTTCTTCCTGGTGCGCGGCGCCGACGAGGCGCAGCTGCTGGAACGCCAGGCCGCCCTGGCCCGGCGCCTCGACCCGCTGCTCGCCGACGGCACGCTGCGCGGCTACCGCGCGCTCAGCCAGCTGGTCGCCCCGGCCTCGCAGCTCGAGGCGCTGCGCGGCGCGCTGCGCCAACTGCCGGCGCACTGGCAACCGCTGCTCGCCGCCGGCCTGCAGGAAGCCGCGCTGCGCGCGGAGCTGGACGCCCTGCTCGGCGCGCCGCAGCCCGACCTGGAACAGGCCCTCGCCGGCCCGCTCGGCGAGCCCTGGCGGCCGCTCTGGCTGGGTCGCGATGGCGACGGCGCGGCCGGACTGGTCAGCTTCCAGGGCCAGGCCGACGCGGCGCGTCTGCAGGCCGCCGCCGAGGGTCTCGCCGGCGTGCAGCTGGTCGACCGCCTCGGCGAGCTGAACCGCCTGTTTGCCGCCACCCAGTTCAGCGCCGCCGAACTCAAGCTGCTCTCCTGCGTGGCCATCGTGCTGCTCCTGTCCCTGCCGTTCGGCCTCGCCGGCGCGCTGCGCGTGGTCAGCCTGCCGCTGCTCGCCGCTCTCGCCGCGCTGGCCTGCCTCGGCTGGCTCGGCCAGCCGCTGACCCTGTTCAGCCTGTTCGGCCTGCTGCTGATCACCGCCATCGGCGTCGACTACGCGATCCTCATGCGCGAGAACATCGGCGGTCCGGCGGTCAGCCTGCTCGGCACGCTGCTCTCGGCGCTGACCAGCTGGCTGTCGTTCGGCCTGCTGCTGATCAGCCAGACCCCGGCGATCGCCAACTTCGGCCTGGCGATCAGCCTCGGCCTGCTGTTCTGCTTCCTGCTCGCGCCCTGGGCCGGCAGCAGCGACCTTGTGGAGGAGTCGCCATGAGCGTGCTCGGTTTCTGGCTGCTCGCCCTGGCGCTGTACACCCTGGTGGCGACGCTCGGCGGCCGCCGGCTGCTGCCCATCGTCGGCCAGTTGCTGGTCGCCAGCCTGGCGATCCCGGCGCTGCTGCTCGGCTGGGTCGAGCCGCACTGGCAGCTGGACGCCCGCGCGCTGCTCGCCCCGGCCTGGGTCGAGGCGCTCTACGGCCTGTGCTTCGCCCTGCTGCTCGGCTACATCCTCAGCGACGTGATCGACCTGGAATTGAGTCCCGCCTGCCTGAAGATCGCCCTGCCGAGCTTCCTGGTGCCGCTGCTCGCCGGCATCGCCTGCGCCGTCTGGCTGCTGCCCGGCCCGCGCGACTGGCTGAGTGCGCTGGGCATCGGCCTGCTGTTCTCGATCACCGCGATCCCGGTGCTCTACCTGTTCCTGCAGAGCATCGACTATCCGCCGGTGGCGACCCGCCGCCTGCTGCACACGGCGATCCTCATGGACTTCCTGTGCTGGAGCCTGTTCGGCCTGGCCCAGGGCAGCGCCCAGCCGACCAGCCTGCTCGCCCCGCTGGCCGCCGCCGCCCTGCCGCTGCTGCTGCACCGCCTCGGTCTGCGCCACCCGCTGGTCTACAGCCTGCCGTTCTTCGCCCTGATGCTGCTGTTGCAGAGCCTCAAGCTCAACGCCCTGGTGTTCGGCATCGGCTACCTGCTGTGCCTGGCCGCGCTGCGTCAGCCGCTGCGCCTGCCGCTGCCCGAACGTCACTGGAAGCGCCTGCTCAACGGCGTGGCGGTGCCGCTGATCCTCACCTGCGGCGTGCTGCGCGTGGACTTCCACGGTCTCGCCGGCGACTACCCGTGGAGCGCCTTCGCCGCGCTGCTGGTGCTGCCGGTGCTGAGCAAGGTGCTCGGCAGCTGGCTCGGCCTGCACTGGGCCGCACCGGCGGCGCCGGCGCGCCTGAAGTGGCGCGAGAGCCTGCTGCTGAACATCCGCGGCCTGACCGAGGTGGTGTTCCTCAACCTGTTGCTGCAACAGCAGCTGATCGACGCGCCGGTGTATTTCGGCCTGCTGCTGATGAGCCTGTTCTCCACCCTGCTGCCGGCCCTGCTCGGCAAGCGCCACCCCGTCCATTCCGAACCCGAGGCAAGGAGCCGCTATGAAGTTTCCTGAAGTCGAACAGCGCCAGGTCGTGGTGATCGGCGCCGGCCCGTCCGGCGCCATCGCCGCCGCCCTGCTCAAGCGCCAGGGCCACGACGTGCTGGTGCTGGAACGCCAGCGCTTCCCGCGCTTCTCCATCGGCGAGAGCCTGCTGTCGCACTGCCTGGACTTCGTCGAGGAGGCGGGCATGCTCGACGCGGTCCGCGCCGCCGGCTTCCAGACCAAGCACGGTGCGGCTTTCGCCTGGGGCGAGCGCTATAGCGAGTTCGACTTCCGCGACAAGTTCACCGCCGGCCAGGGCTCGACCTTCCAGGTGCTGCGTGCCGACTTCGACAAGCTGCTGGCCGACCAGGCCGCGCTGCAGGGCGTGGAAATCCGCTACGAGGAAGAAATCGTCAGCGCCGACTTCAGCGGCGACTGCCCGCGCCTCGGCGTGCGCCGCCTGGCCGACGGCCACGAGTACCAGGTCGAGTGCACCTTCGTCCTCGACGGCAGCGGCTACGGCCGCGTGCTGCCGCGCCTGCTCGACCTCGACCAGCCGTCCGACTTCCCGGTGCGCCAGGCGCTGTTCACCCATGTCGAGGACCGCATCGCCGCGGACGCCGGCTTCGACCGCGAGAAGATCCTGGTCACCACCCATCCGACCCTGCGCGACGTGTGGTTCTGGACCATCCCGTTCAGCAACGGCCGCTGCTCGCTCGGCGTGGTCGCCGACGCGCAGCGCTACGCCGGCCGTGGCAGCGACCTGGACGCCTGTCTGCAGCAGTTCGTCGCGGAAACGCCGAGCCTGTCGCGGGTACTCGGCAACGCGCTGTGGGACACCCCGGTGCGCGCCCTCGGCGGCTACGCGGCCAACGTCAAGCGCCTGCACGGGCCGGGCTTCGCGCTGCTCGGCAACGCCGCGGAATTCCTCGACCCGGTGTTCTCCTCCGGGGTGACCATCGCCATGCGCTCGGCGAGCATGGCCGCCGGCCTGCTGCACCGTCAGCTCGGCGGTGAGGCGGTGGACTGGGAGGCGGAATTCGCCGTGCCGCTCAAGCGCGGCGTCGATGCGTTTCGCGCCTACGTCGAGGGTTGGTACGACGGTACCTTCCAGGACGTGATCTATTACCAGAACGCCTCGCCGGATATCCGCCGGATGATCTGCTCGATCCTCGCCGGCTACGCCTGGGACGAGCGCAACCCCTACGTCGCCGAGCCCAAGCGACGCCTGCGGGTACTCGCCGAACTCTGCGCCCAGCCCGCCTGAGCCATGGAAAAGGACTTCACATGACCCGCGCCGCCGCCACCTACGTCGAGGAAACCGGCTTCGGTTTCTGGTTCCTGCAGAGCCATGTCTGGCAGCACCACG is drawn from Pseudomonas cavernae and contains these coding sequences:
- a CDS encoding MMPL family transporter, with amino-acid sequence MPTERLLPRLFLFLLAALLALAAWQWRAGAPVEASMLSLLPQGAGDARVQQAEQRMQEPLNRELLVLVGHPQRDQAIALVQQIGQHWQAEQRFARVQWSLDADLPALRDQLRASRLGLLPAADRAQLIEQPDAFVERRAAQLFDTFGSIALLPTAQDWLGLGARAQQALNPHSRIQADLASGALLLDEPGMTWALLRARSHDDAFDLHAPPLIAADVAETRQQVEQAGGQLLAASGVLYAAAGQAKATREISLIGGGAALGTLLLLLLAFRRARVLLSLLPIGVALLAGTTACVLVFGEINALTLVLGASLIGVAADYPQHYLSKSWGAADWRSWSALRATLPGLTLSLGTNLIGYLALAFTPFPALTQIALFSAAGLIGAYLCSVCLLPAWLSGLRLTPPAGVLRFCQRLLALRVRLLAKTGSGPLLALLLAFCAGGLWQLHSQNDLRQWLGSEPRLQAEAQRIAALTGQQPTSQFFLVRGADEAQLLERQAALARRLDPLLADGTLRGYRALSQLVAPASQLEALRGALRQLPAHWQPLLAAGLQEAALRAELDALLGAPQPDLEQALAGPLGEPWRPLWLGRDGDGAAGLVSFQGQADAARLQAAAEGLAGVQLVDRLGELNRLFAATQFSAAELKLLSCVAIVLLLSLPFGLAGALRVVSLPLLAALAALACLGWLGQPLTLFSLFGLLLITAIGVDYAILMRENIGGPAVSLLGTLLSALTSWLSFGLLLISQTPAIANFGLAISLGLLFCFLLAPWAGSSDLVEESP
- a CDS encoding NAD(P)/FAD-dependent oxidoreductase, with product MKFPEVEQRQVVVIGAGPSGAIAAALLKRQGHDVLVLERQRFPRFSIGESLLSHCLDFVEEAGMLDAVRAAGFQTKHGAAFAWGERYSEFDFRDKFTAGQGSTFQVLRADFDKLLADQAALQGVEIRYEEEIVSADFSGDCPRLGVRRLADGHEYQVECTFVLDGSGYGRVLPRLLDLDQPSDFPVRQALFTHVEDRIAADAGFDREKILVTTHPTLRDVWFWTIPFSNGRCSLGVVADAQRYAGRGSDLDACLQQFVAETPSLSRVLGNALWDTPVRALGGYAANVKRLHGPGFALLGNAAEFLDPVFSSGVTIAMRSASMAAGLLHRQLGGEAVDWEAEFAVPLKRGVDAFRAYVEGWYDGTFQDVIYYQNASPDIRRMICSILAGYAWDERNPYVAEPKRRLRVLAELCAQPA
- a CDS encoding sodium:proton antiporter: MSVLGFWLLALALYTLVATLGGRRLLPIVGQLLVASLAIPALLLGWVEPHWQLDARALLAPAWVEALYGLCFALLLGYILSDVIDLELSPACLKIALPSFLVPLLAGIACAVWLLPGPRDWLSALGIGLLFSITAIPVLYLFLQSIDYPPVATRRLLHTAILMDFLCWSLFGLAQGSAQPTSLLAPLAAAALPLLLHRLGLRHPLVYSLPFFALMLLLQSLKLNALVFGIGYLLCLAALRQPLRLPLPERHWKRLLNGVAVPLILTCGVLRVDFHGLAGDYPWSAFAALLVLPVLSKVLGSWLGLHWAAPAAPARLKWRESLLLNIRGLTEVVFLNLLLQQQLIDAPVYFGLLLMSLFSTLLPALLGKRHPVHSEPEARSRYEVS